The region GACCCTCAAATGCTTCCagaacaccaacaacgaGCGTCTATGGCTCAAGACCAACATCAAGCTCGCCAGGCTACTGCTCGATCGAAAGGACTACCACGCCATGACCCGGAAGATCAAGGAGCTACACAAGGCTTGCCAGAAGGAGGACGGAACTGACGATCCCAGCAAAGGCACATATTCTCTCGAGATCTACGCCCTGGAGATTCAGATGTACTCGGCGATGCGCAACAATAACCAGCTCAAGATTCTCTACAACAAGGCGCTGAAAGTCAAGTCGGCAGTGCCTCATCCCAAAATTCAGGGCATCATCCGCGAGTGCGGCGGCAAAATGCACATGAGCGAGGAGAACTGGAAAGAGGCCCAGAGCGACTTTTTCGAAGCTTTCCGCAACTACGACGAGGCCGGCGATCTTAGGCGGATCCAGGTGCTCAAATACTTGCTGTTAACAACCATGCTCATGAAGTCGGACATCAACCCCTTTGACAGTCAGGAGACCAAGCCGTACAAGAACGACCCTCGCATCGCCGCCATGACGGACCTGGTGGATGCATATCAACGGGATGACATTTACAAGTACGAGGACGTGCTCCAGAAGAACACGGATCTGCTTGCAGACCCTTTTATTGCTGAGAACATCGACGAGGTTACGCGTAACATGCGGACCAAGGGCGTTCTTAAGCTTATTGCCCCGTACACTCGCATGCGGTTGAGCTGGATCGCCAAGCAGCTGCAGattggagaagaggaggtccaGGATATTGTCAGCTACCTTATTGTTGACGGCAGGGTACAGGGCCGGATTGATGAGCACGCTGGCACGTTTGAGATTGAGTCCAAGGGCGACGCTGATCGCATTCAGGCGATTGAGACTCTGGCGAGCGCGGTGGGGGATTTGTACACGTCTGTGTTCAAGGACTCGGAGGGGTTCAAGATTATGCAGTCGTATGACAATATCATGATGGATATGCATTCTGGTGACGATCGGATGATGAGGCCGTCGGTTCCGGGGTataggagggaggggaggagtaGGGGTGGGGTGATGATTCACTAGTTCTTtttcggggaggggggatatgGCGATAGATTTATGAAATGGGTTTTGTATGGTATGAATATTGATAGCGGATTCTGCCTTgagggatgaggaagatgggggggcgggttggagggggtagagattgggtttggggtttggtAGGCGAACCCCTGGTTTATTCATCACAGCAGAGAATTAAAGAGAACAGAAATACTTTAGCATTCCTTGCTCGGGttcgttgtggttgttgggggtatTTTGACCTGCCTGCTTAGAAAGCGGGATATCCACTCTGCTTTTTGCAAGTTATCGGGGAGGTATATCCACTTGTGTTTTTCTACGAGGGCAGGTAggtgtaggtaggtatgcggctttggtgggaaggggggcggATATCAACAACCGAGATCAACAACCTACCTGtctgtatgtatgtatgcaCCCCCACGTAAAACGGCACGTTCAACGACCCCCAGATCCAAACTCTGGCTGTTAGTATCCAACCACCTTCGAGTAAGCACATTGGGTCCAGAATTCTTCCGTCCGTGACCTGTGCCGTCTGTGCCGTGTGCCGTCTCTATCTACCTCTGTACCAGACTTGGGGGCTTTTCCGTTCCAAGGGTGCAGCAGATATAGGTACATTGGCTTAGTTAGGCACCTGCCGAAACCAAAGAAAGCTGACCCATGGGACAAGGTTTCGATAACTTTTTGGGgtccgggggtggtgggtggtagCAAAGGTGGGAAGATTTCTGTGTGCGATTGTTCTTCTGGGGGAAGCCGGGCGAGGTATGATACTTCtggtgttgggttgggagagTTCTTGGCTCTCGGacttgagggggaggaataTTGGTTTGGTGTTTGGGACGTGAAGGAGATGGGTTTTGGTGTCTATTGTGAGCTTGATGGGGTGATGAAGTATCTCTCTCGGGTATAGTTGGGTGTGTTTGACTGTGCGTGTTGGAATGTTTGTTGACTTCAACTTGATTTTGTGATGATGCTAGGCTTCACTGACTGGGCGTTGAGATTTACCTAAGGAGACAACATGCTCATACATCGCCATGTTGATTGTTCAAGCACAGGCTAGGAATGTCTATCAATGTATGAATTCGACTAGACTGCCTGTTACCTGGCCTAGTGTCATTTTCTGAGCTGGAGTTTACTTGACCAGGTACATGGGTTTGGCAGAGAATTTCCCAAGAATTCTTACGATAAAGAGTTTCTTTCGGACTTGCAGTACCGTGTCAAGAGGGATTACGCTGGCGTGAAGACACAGGTGATAGTACTGTAGAAAGTTTGTTGAGAGCAGAATAAGTCCCCTAATGGGCACAGTTACCGCCCTTCAAAGAAGAGAAATAGTAAGTTGTGTGGGAGACTCTACCAGTTTGATTGACAAGTTGACCTTGAATGTCAACAGTCTCGGGGCTTCCTGATGGAATTGACTTTCCATCCAAGTCTACCCCAAAGACAGGATGCCACCCATGGCCTACTACTACCCCTGACCAGCCACCCAAGCTCACGCAAGTCAGTCATCACAGTAGTAAGCAAACCCCGACTTCAAGCACCGAGAGCGCGTCGTTGAAATATGCTCTACTGCAAGAGCCCTACAAGTCACGCCCTTCAATCCCACCCAACCTCTCCGCACTCCAGTcaaaacccacccacccacccacccacacacacacacacacacacacacacgctcTGCATAAACATCATA is a window of Podospora pseudopauciseta strain CBS 411.78 chromosome 1, whole genome shotgun sequence DNA encoding:
- the CSN2 gene encoding COP9/signalosome complex subunit Csn2 (COG:O; COG:T; EggNog:ENOG503NZ5W) → MSDDDFMQASDEDYDFDYEDEEEEDNGDVDIENKYYNAKQTKTSDPEEAITEFLSIPSLEPEKGEWGFKGLKQAIKLEFKLGRYQQALDHYKELLTYVKSSVTRNYSEKSIDNMLNYVEKGADNPAAVKFIEQFYSETLKCFQNTNNERLWLKTNIKLARLLLDRKDYHAMTRKIKELHKACQKEDGTDDPSKGTYSLEIYALEIQMYSAMRNNNQLKILYNKALKVKSAVPHPKIQGIIRECGGKMHMSEENWKEAQSDFFEAFRNYDEAGDLRRIQVLKYLLLTTMLMKSDINPFDSQETKPYKNDPRIAAMTDLVDAYQRDDIYKYEDVLQKNTDLLADPFIAENIDEVTRNMRTKGVLKLIAPYTRMRLSWIAKQLQIGEEEVQDIVSYLIVDGRVQGRIDEHAGTFEIESKGDADRIQAIETLASAVGDLYTSVFKDSEGFKIMQSYDNIMMDMHSGDDRMMRPSVPGYRREGRSRGGVMIH